The sequence GCCCAGCAGGACAAGCCCCAGGAAGAATAACCCCGTCATCATGCCACTGCGCGAACCGGTGAGGATGATGGCCGCGATGGCCATGCCCTCGTAGCCCCACAGCCCCAGGCGCAGCCACTTGTGCGGCAGCTTCATGCGGATGGCGGCCCAGGTCAGGGGCAGGGAATAGCAGATGGTGGCGGCGAACGAGTTGGGATCGCCGTAGGTGTTGTCCACGCCGCACAGGCGCGCGATGCCCATGCGCCAGACGTAGCGGCCGTGGAAGGTGAACTCCCACAGGGACTTGCCCACATAGATAGCCATGACGGCCGCGAAAGCCACGACCAGGTTGCGCAGGTCGCGCTCGTCGCGCACGGAGAGGATGACCATGAAATAGAAGATGACGTACTTCAGGTAGTCCTGGAACAGCAGCCAGGCCGGATCCCAACGGTAGGCCAACACTCCCGAGACCAGGAGCACGCCGGTGAAGAGGACGACCATGCCGTTGACCGGGCTCGGCACGAAGCGCTTCTCCTTGTTCAGGAAGGCGATGCCCATGAACATGAGCATGTAGACGCGCTCTATGTGCAGCTCGCCGAGGACGGGCCAGTACTCGTACGGCCGGAAGATGAGCAGGAAGAGGTAGCCCGCGAGCAGGAACGTGAGGAAGGACGTCCTGCCGGTGTCCTGGAACGCCTCGTCCGGCGCCGCCATCAGATTATAGTGCCCGGATCCGTTCGACATGGCGTGTGAACTGCTCCTCAAGGTTTTCGAAAAGCTTCTTGCGCAGCACGGCGCGGGTCGGCCCGAACCGCTGGCCCAGGCGCCTGAGCAGCCGCTCTCCCCTGCCCGGCTGCTCCGCCCGCAGCCGCAGGCAGGAGTCGTGCGCCAGGGTACGCGCGATCTCGTGCAGGCTCAGCCGCCCTTCGAGGGATTTCGCGAACAGGGCGCGCGCCACGGCGCGGTATCCGCCCGCGCACAGCCCCTCGATGGCCTGCTCGGGCACGCCCGCGTCGGCCAGGCCCGAGGCGAAGACGCCGCCGCCGTTGCAGACGTAGCCGGGGAAGCAGGCCACCCCGCTCTCCTCGAGCGTGCGCAGGGCCTCGTCCGTGTAAGGCTTGTTGGCGATGGGCACGATGTAGCCCGCGTCCACCGAGCCCACGTTGCCGGAGTGGATGGCGTCGGTGCGGGCCGCGGGCAGCAGGATGTCCACCGGACAGGCGTAGAGGCCGTCCCTGTCGTCCAGGAGGCCGCGCCCCAGGCGCGTGACGAAGGCGTCGCCGTGCTCCCTGCAGGCCGCGAGGACCTCGGCCGGATCGAAGCCCGACTCGTCGTAGCAGGCGCCCGTGGCCGTGGAGAAGCCGACCAGCCGGTAGCGGCTCATGTCCAGGCGGTCGATGAGATGCCAGGCCACGCGGCCGAAGCCCGCGATGGACAGGGACAGGGGGGAGGAGTCCTCCACCTGCGCGCGGACCGCCTCCAGCACCTGGGCCACGGACATGGCCGTGTAGTAGGAGGAGTCCGCGTGGTCGCCGATGGTGTATCCGGCTCCCTTGTAGATGTTCTGCAGGTCCGTGAAGCTGCAGTTCATGTCCATGCCCGGATAGTAGAGGCCGTGCGCGATGATGGGCCTGAGATGCCTGCCGAACTCGCGCAGGGCCTCGGCCTTCTCCTCGGGCGTCACGGAACCCGGCAGACGGATGCCGCACTTGGCCCCGCCGCGGCGCAGGCCGAAGAAGGAGTACTTGAGGGTCATCTCGCGGGCCAGGGCGTGGACCTCCTCGCGGCTCACGTCCTCGGTGATGCGCACGCCGCCGGAGCTGGTGCCGTGGATCGTGCTGTCCACGACCAGCACGGCGTCCGCCTGGTCGCTCATGCGCAGGCTGATCTCGAGGTTCTCCGCGATGCGGTCGAAGGCGTCGCAGGCAGCGCTCATGCGAACGCCCCGCGCGCCTTGCCCCGGGATGGAATCCGCGGCGACGCGGACGTCGCGGTGGACATGGTGGCTGGATCGCACGCCCGTGCGTGCCGCAGGATGTTCTTCAACAGCGTTCGCCCCCCGGCTCACGTGGAAGGTTGCCCACCGTTGCCCGTCCTCCCCTGCCGCTACCGGCTCCCGGCGCGTCGAGGGGACGGGATGGTGGTGTCGATGCAGGGGGGTACTTCAAGATTTATGCAAGGATGGACGCGCCGCGCGGAGAATAGATTCATATCCAATGAAAACGGCATATTGCAATGCTCATTAGGTCCTTTCGACCACGTCTTCCACTGTCTTCGGAGCGCTCGCGAGGGGTCGTTTCCCCGTTTCGAGGTACGGTTCTCCCGGACCCGTCCGAGAAAGTCGGACGCATTTGTCCGCGACAGCCCCGCCGCGCATTGCCGCAAGATGTCAACAGGCTGGAATCACAAGGCATGTCCGGCTCCGGATAGCTGGCATGCAATTCGCTAAGCAGGGAGGAGGGGTCTTCGGTCGGCCGCGCGTCGGCCAGGGAACCCGCCGCCTGCACTCCGGCGGACACGAGCCGCCGGGGCACGGGGAACAGGGGAACGCTCACCACAGGAAATCACGCATGGCGCCGCGCGGCACGTCCGCCCGCCATGCCGGGGGAACATGTCGCGCATCACGCCGCACGTCATGCCGCACGGAGGTTCCGGCTCGCCCGGCGCCCCCAGACAGGAGCCGGACAGGGCATGAAATCCGTGCACGCCATACTCGGCAGGAACTCGTTCTGGAACCTCCTGCGCTACTTCGTGAACTTCGCGGTGATCTTCGTCATCACCCCGGTCATCATCAAGAGCATAGGCAACGCCCAGTACGGCCTGTGGGCGCTCATCTTCTCCCTCGTGGGCTACGCCGGGCTCCTCGAGCTCGGCGTGCAGCAGGCCACCATCAAGCTCGTGGCCGAATACCGCGGCCGCGAGGACGACGAGGGGCTGAACGCCGTCGCCTCGTGCGGCATGCTCTTCCTGGGCTTCCTGGGCGTGGCCGTGGCGCTGTTCTGCTGGTTCGCCATGCCCCTGCTGCTGCCTCGCTTCGTGCAGAGCAGGGAGATTCTCGACGTCTCCGGCCCGCTCCTGCGCATCATCGCCGTGGACATGTTCTTCGTCTTCGTCGGCCAGGGGCTGACCGGCATCGGCCTCGGGCTGCACCAGTACCACTACAAGTGCTTCTTCGACATCATAAGCGGGCTTCTGCGCCTGGGGCTGACCATCATGGTCCTGTCCGCCGGCTACGGCATCGCCGGGCTGGCCGCCATCAAGGTCGGCCTGGACCTCATGAACTGCCTGACCCTCTACTGGATCTGCCGCAAGGGATTCGCG is a genomic window of Desulfovibrio sp. X2 containing:
- a CDS encoding Glu/Leu/Phe/Val dehydrogenase dimerization domain-containing protein, with translation MSAACDAFDRIAENLEISLRMSDQADAVLVVDSTIHGTSSGGVRITEDVSREEVHALAREMTLKYSFFGLRRGGAKCGIRLPGSVTPEEKAEALREFGRHLRPIIAHGLYYPGMDMNCSFTDLQNIYKGAGYTIGDHADSSYYTAMSVAQVLEAVRAQVEDSSPLSLSIAGFGRVAWHLIDRLDMSRYRLVGFSTATGACYDESGFDPAEVLAACREHGDAFVTRLGRGLLDDRDGLYACPVDILLPAARTDAIHSGNVGSVDAGYIVPIANKPYTDEALRTLEESGVACFPGYVCNGGGVFASGLADAGVPEQAIEGLCAGGYRAVARALFAKSLEGRLSLHEIARTLAHDSCLRLRAEQPGRGERLLRRLGQRFGPTRAVLRKKLFENLEEQFTRHVERIRAL